Part of the Vulgatibacter sp. genome is shown below.
GGAGCGCCGGTGGATCTCGCGGGCGAGCATCTCCTTGCCGGTGCCGGTCTCGCCGGTGACCAGCACCGAGATGTCGGTGCCGGCGATCTTGTCGATCTTCCGGTAGACGTCCCGCATCGCCGCGCAGGCGCCGAGGATCTCGCCGTAGCGCGAATCGTCGAGGGCCTTGCGCAGCTCGCGGTTGTCGAGCTTGAGCTCGTTGACGAGGAGGGCGTTGCGCAGGAGCAGCGAGGCCTGCGCCGCGAAGATGGTGAGCAGGTCGAGGCTGTGCTCCTCGAAGAGGTTCACCACGCTGTCGTTGCCCACGTAGATCAGGCCGAAGAGGTTGCCCTTCTCCATCAGAGGCGCGCACATCACGCTGCAGAGCTTGAGGTTGACCACGCTGGCGGCGGAGTTGAACTCGGCGTCGTGCAGGGCGTCGGAGACGATGAGCGGCCTTCTGCTCTTCACCACCTTGGCGACGATCGAGTCGGAGACGCGCTCGATCGCGTCCTCGATGTTCTGCTTGCCGAGGTTGCGGGCCACCTTCACCCGGAGCTCGCTCCCCTCGAAGAGGATGAGGAAGCCCTTGTCGGCGTTCACCACCTCGATCGCCGCGTCCATCAGGTTCTCGAGGACCTGCTCGATCTCGTAGTCGCCGAGGAGCCGCTCGGAGAAGGCGTGGATCTGCCGGAATGCAGCGAGGGCCTCGGCGGAGAAGCCCTTCGCCGGCGCGAGCTGCGCCGCCGCCTCGTCCTCGAGGAGGAGCTCGGCGCCGCCGACGCCGAGCACGTCGCCGCTGCGGAGCACCGCCTCGTTCTTCTTCCTGCCGTTGAAGAAGAAGTCGGCGTCGAGGGCCACCACGTTGCAGGCGTCGCCTGCCATCTGCAGGTGGAGCGCCGACGCGGGGACGGAGGGATCGGCGATCACCACGTCGTTGTCGGCGGAGCGGCCCACGGTGGTGATCCGCTTGATCAGCTGCACCGTGCGCGTGGTGCCGTCCGGAAGTCGCAGGGTGAGGGAAGGCATCGGGAAGCTCCGCAACTAGAAATCGAGGCCGAGGCCGAGGAAGCCGCCGTCGGGGTGGACGGAGACCTGCGGCGAGAGGGTGGTCGAGCCGGTGGCTGCAGGGGCGCGGGGCCGCGCCTGTCCGAGGGGCCGCACCGAGGGGCGGACCACCTCCGACTCGTAGTGGATCAAGGCGTCGGCGATGCCGTAGCCCCAGGCGCCGTAGAAGACCGCGGCGGAGGCCCACTTCACCGCGTCGAGGGTCTGGGCGGTGCCCACCTCGTTGCCGGAGAAGCCGCCGTCGTCCCGCATGTTCTCGATGGCGAGGTAGCTCAGGCCCGAGGTGAGGCCCGCCACGATCTGCACCGCGGCGAGCGCGATACCGGTGGCGTCGTCGCCGTTCTGGAACTGGCCGGCGCCCAGGGGAAGGAAGACGAGGGCGAAGTTGTGCCGCTCCACGTGGGCGCCGGCGAGGCCGCCGCTGCCGCCGCGCTGCTGCTCCTCGAGGAAGCGGCGCCGCGCCTCCTCCTCCGCCCGGCGCGCCTCCTTGGCGAGGCGGCGCTGCTCCCGGATCGGCGCGAGCTGTGCCTCGTGGACCGCCTTCACCTCTTCGAAGAATTGGACCGCAGCAGGCGGGGTGAAGAAGGGATCGAGCCGGTATTCGGGCTCGATCGAGAGGAGCTGGAGGAAATAGCGCTCCGCCTTCGCGAGGCGCTCGGTGCTGTCGCCGTAGAACCAGGCGAGGCCCGCCACGCGGTTCGCCTCGATCAGCTGATCGTCGCTGGCGAGCACGTTCTGTTCGAGGAGCTCCTCGACGATGTCCCGGGCCCGATCGTACGCGCCGTATTCGAAGTAGTCCTTGGCCCGGCGCAGATCCGCGTCGGAATCGGCGGATGCCGCCAGCGGCAGGGCGAGAAGGACGAGCAGGGTGAGGATGAAAGCCTTCAAGGATCCCGGGCCTCCAACGACACCCGCTGCGTGCGCGCCTTCTGGCCCGCCCGCACCACCACTTCGCCGCTCGCGGCAGCGAGCCCGGTCCGGCCCCGGGGCGGCAGCACCTGGAAGCGCACCGTCTTCACGTAGCGGTCGCGGCCGGGGTCGTCCTTCGAGAAGGCGACGGGCACGCCGCCCCGTGCATTCACC
Proteins encoded:
- a CDS encoding sigma 54-interacting transcriptional regulator, coding for MPSLTLRLPDGTTRTVQLIKRITTVGRSADNDVVIADPSVPASALHLQMAGDACNVVALDADFFFNGRKKNEAVLRSGDVLGVGGAELLLEDEAAAQLAPAKGFSAEALAAFRQIHAFSERLLGDYEIEQVLENLMDAAIEVVNADKGFLILFEGSELRVKVARNLGKQNIEDAIERVSDSIVAKVVKSRRPLIVSDALHDAEFNSAASVVNLKLCSVMCAPLMEKGNLFGLIYVGNDSVVNLFEEHSLDLLTIFAAQASLLLRNALLVNELKLDNRELRKALDDSRYGEILGACAAMRDVYRKIDKIAGTDISVLVTGETGTGKEMLAREIHRRSTRKNGPFVAINCGAIPENLLESELFGHVKGAFTGAVASRVGRFQAANGGTLFLDEIGEMPVHLQVKILRALQERTVTRVGDNRAEPVDIRVVAATNKNLEEEIKRGNFREDLYYRLNVVNLHLPPLRERGEDVVVLARFFLSLFSREFGAKTRGFTPNATIAMKKYAWPGNVRELENRVKKAVVLADRALVSADDLELRPENLDPIMPLQQAKEEFQKRYINEVLERNGGNRTKTARDLGVDPRTIFRHLESERQGDEDGDDR